The DNA sequence TTCTTTGGCCGCTTTCACATCATGCACCCGCAGCACTTTTGCTCCCTTCATCAAAGCAATGGCATGAAGTGCCGTAGTGCCATTCAAAGCCTCTTCAGCCGTAATGCCAAGGGGTTTGTAAATCATTGATTTTCGGGAAAGGCCAACAAGCAGTGGCAATTCAAGCAGCTGAAAATGATCCAGCTGCTGCAAGAGTTCATAATTTTGATCAAGGTCTTTCGCAAAGCCAAAGCCCGGATCCAGGATAATATCATTCACCCCCAGGTCTTTCAGCATTTTTATCCGCTCCTGGAAATAAGTCACCATTTCAAGGGTCAAATTGTTGTAGTCGGTCAGGGACTGCATAGTTTCTGGCCTGCCCCGCATGTGCATCATGATGTAAGGCACCTGATATTTAGCCACCACTTCAAACATCCGCTCATCGAGCTGCCCTCCACTGATGTCGTT is a window from the Persicobacter psychrovividus genome containing:
- the folP gene encoding dihydropteroate synthase, translated to MGILNVTPDSFFDGGKHQASQDRQAQVERIRDEGADIIDIGGYSSRPGAKEVSVKEELERVLSGIATVQEVWPEALISVDTFRSEVAEQAVMAGAQLINDISGGQLDERMFEVVAKYQVPYIMMHMRGRPETMQSLTDYNNLTLEMVTYFQERIKMLKDLGVNDIILDPGFGFAKDLDQNYELLQQLDHFQLLELPLLVGLSRKSMIYKPLGITAEEALNGTTALHAIALMKGAKVLRVHDVKAAKECVELFNKMQGA